The genomic interval TTATCGCAGGCAAAGGGCATGAGACTTACCAAATCGTCGGGACAGACAAGCACCATTTTGATGACCGCGAAGTCGCCCGCGAGGCGTTGCGCCAGTTGGGTAAAGGCGCGATGAGCCGCTGCCACAGTGCGCCCGTTCGGCGCAGTTTGCACAAGTGACCGTGCACCGCTTGGTAACTGACGAACCAAAACGCAGGCACGCGAAACGGTAACATCACCCACAACCGAGAGGGCGGCACCCCACGACGGCAGCGAAAGCGCTGTCGGTCAGCGGCGCACTTAACCGTGGCGAAGCGTGTTGCCCTCAGATGTAAGGCGGTGTGAGATGGTGGGTAGATAACCCAAGGTCACCGACGGGTTCCGGCGCCGACCGCAACGATTTCGGCAAACCATGTGGGTATCAAACCGCTATCAGTCGTGCTGTCAGGAAGGGGTTGCTATCAGGCAGCCTCCATCGCCTCATCACCGAGCCAAAACAGCCCACAAAAATTGTTTTGTTCGGAGGGCGGCTCTCCTGAGCCGCCGAAAAGCAAGCGGCGCATCGGGAGATGCGCCCTCCGAGACATTCGGAGGGCGGCTCTCCTGAGCCGCCGAAAAGCGGTGCGTCAGAGACGCGCCCTCCGAGACATTCGGAGGGCGGCTCTCCTGAGCTGCCGAAGAAAGAGCGGCGCATCGGGAGATGCGCCCTCCGAAGCATTGCTGAGGGGAAACATTCAACTCAAACAGATGGATCGCTAACCGCACAAACGGGTGCGCCAAACCGCGAAGGGCTTTTGTGGTGAAAGCAGCAAGGCGAAACTGATAAGATGCCACCGTTGTGGGCGCCGCAAAAAGCGGGCGAATTGTTGCAGCAGCAATGCCATCCGCACCGCCATCGCTGCCGCGCACCCGTGATGTTTGCGAAAGTAACGCAGGGCGCTGTGCTGTTGCGCCAACCGCGCCAATGCGGGCACCTGGCTGACCGACGCCCCCCAACGGTGGCGCACCTTTGCCGTCGGCAAGTAGACGATGCGCCAGCCCGCTGATTTCAACCGACGGCACAAGTCCAACTCCTCAAAAAACAGGAAAAAACCGTCGTCCATGCCTCCGACTTGTGCGAAAGCGTCGCGACGGACGGCGAAGGCAGCGCCTGAAACTTCGTCCACATCTTGCACCCGCGTGAAATCGCGTCCTGCGAACCAGCGGGCATTCACGACGC from bacterium HR17 carries:
- the wbbL_3 gene encoding N-acetylglucosaminyl-diphospho-decaprenol L-rhamnosyltransferase is translated as MHPFVSVIVVTYNAAAVIADCLRSVERAGTHAGVRWETIVVDNASTDGTAAIVRQLGDGHLICHAENRGFAAGVNAGAQVARGDWLLVLNPDCELDAQALAAFCTFIQSPAAHHPPVAVVGFQLLHPDGQLQPSGRRFPTTGEFVLAALGWHRVVNARWFAGRDFTRVQDVDEVSGAAFAVRRDAFAQVGGMDDGFFLFFEELDLCRRLKSAGWRIVYLPTAKVRHRWGASVSQVPALARLAQQHSALRYFRKHHGCAAAMAVRMALLLQQFARFLRRPQRWHLISFALLLSPQKPFAVWRTRLCG